The Anaeromyxobacter sp. Fw109-5 genomic interval GGGCGTGTTCCAGGCGCGGCCGATCCGGCGAAGCTGGTTTCATCCCGGCATGTCGGCGCGCGCCGGCGGAGGGCGGCCGCGCTCCGGAAGGCGGAGGAGCTCGACGCGCAGGCGGTCGAGATCGAGCGACAGGCCGCCGAGCGGGAGGGGCGCTCGACTCAGCTCCGAGCGGAGGCGGACGGGATCTCGACCTCCTCCCGGAGGTTTCCGCCGACGGCCCACCTCCGCGCCGCCGAGTCGAAGCGTGCGGCGCTCGTGAGCGCCGCGCGCGAGGCGCAGGACCACGCGAGCGAGGCTCGGACCCGCGGCGACGAAGCGCATGCGAATGCGCGCCAGGAGCTCGCGGCGTGGGTCGAGCGGACTCGCGCCGTCGGGCTCCCGGCCGAGCTGCCCCGCCTCGAGCGGATGCGCGATGGAGGAGCCGCTGCGGCAAGCCGCCTGCGACTCGGCGCGACGCGCCTCGCGAAACTCGCGGACCGGCTCGCCGGCGTCATCGCCCGGCGGCCCGTCGGGGAGGTGGAGGACCTCGAGCGATTCGAGGCCGTCGCGTGCGAGGCGTTTAGAGAGGCCGCAGACACGAGAACGGCCGTCGAGGTTCTCGAGCAGACCGCGGGCGCCGCGATCGCGGACGTTCTCGCGCGGCACGAGGCCGCGCAGAAGCGGCTCGCACCGCTGCGGCTCGAGCTCAACCCGGCGCGCAAGACTCAGCTCGAGGCCGTGCAGCGAGAGACCGCGGCGCGGCACGCGCTCGATGAGGCCGGGCGCAAGCTGCGCGACGCGGAGCCCGGGGCGGCGGAGGCGCTCGGCGCCCTGCGTGCGCTGCTCGAGGTTCCCGGCGTCGCGGACGCGGTCCTCGATGGCGAGCCGCCCAGGAACGACGAGTCGCTTCTCCGACAGGTGGAGTCCAAGCTTCGGGACCGCCGGACGATCACGAAGAAGACGCTCCGCGAGCGCGCCGACACCGTTCGAGCTGGGCTCGCGGGGACGTGGTCGCTCGATCCGGGCGAGGACCACGGTGAGCTGCTCACGTGGGTCCTCACGCATCGCGACGAATCGTACACGCCGACGCAGGCGGCCGCGCACGCCGCGACCCTGCGCCGCCGCGCCGAGCAGGCCCTCCAGGCGACGGAGGAGAGGGCGCTCCGGGAGTTCGTCCTCGGTCGCCTTCCGGGAGCGATCGGCACGGCCTGGACACGGCTCCACGACTGGGTGTCCGAGGTGAACCGGAAGATGCGCTCCGCGTCGGCGTCGTCGGGCGTCGGCGTGCAGGTTCGGGTGCCGCGGCGCGGCGGCGACGATCTCTCGGCCGCCTCGAAAACCGTGCTCGAGCTCGCCTGCGAGGTGTCCGACGCGGAGCGCACGCCCGACCAGCAGCGGTGCCTCGGGGAGGCGCTGCAGGCGCTCCTCGCCGCGGCGCCGGGCGAGACGATGCAGCAGCGCGTCGCCTCGGCCGTGGACGTCCGGGAGTGGGTGGACCTCGAGTACGAGATCACCCGGCCCGGCGGCAAGTCGCAGCGCTGGAACTCGAAGACCGGTTTGTCCGGAGGTGAGCGCCGCCTCGTCGTGCTCGCCCCCATGCTGGCGGCCATCGCGGCGGCGTACGATCGGTTCGGACCGCAGGTGCTGCGCATCGTTCCGCTCGACGAGGTTCCGGCGGAAGTCGATGAGCGCGGGCGCGAAGGCCTGGCGCGGTACATCGCCGCGCTCGACCTCGATCTCGTCTGTACGAGCTATCTGTGGGACGGGTGTCCCGGGGCGTGGGACGGGATCGACGCCCACGACCTGGAAGCGGGACCGGACGGCACGGTCGTCGCCTTCCCGATGCTCGTGCGCGGACTCGCCGCGATCCCGGAGCTGGGACGGACGCCCGCGCCGGAGCGGCGGTCATGAACGGCTGCCGCCTGTGCGGCGGCGCGTGCGTCGGTGCCGACCTCGGGCCGCTGTTGGTCCCGCGCCTCGCGTGGCTGTGGGAGCAGGTCGCGGCGGCGGCGGATCGGCGTGGCGACCCGGCGCTCGCGTCTGGGATCCTGGACATCCGCGCGCCGACTGAGCCGGACCCGCGCGCCGCCGCCGGCGGACTCCTTGGAGGACGCGGGCTCAGGGCCGGTCAGTCGCGGCGAGTGGACCTGTCGGATCTCGCTGACAGGCTGCGCGTGCGGGGCCCGCTCCTCACCCCCGGTGCCGTCGCCGCGCACGCGATGGGGCGCGCGCTCGCCACGCGGGCGAGGGCGGAAGCGGACCGGACCGACGGCGAGCGGCGCCTTTACGAGGCGTTCGTGGAGACGCTGTCGGCGAAGTCGCCGCGCGTCGCGGGTGGCCTTGACCGCGAGGTCGTCTGGGCGGCCCTGCGGCGCAACGGCTGGGTCGCGAGGCTCCTCTCCGCGCCGGACGCGTCCTCGCTGCTCCAGCGCGTGAACGGCGTGTTGGCGGCCCTCCCTCCGGACACGGCTTGCGTCGATCGCCGCAGGCTCGCGTCCGACGTGACCGGAGATCCTCACGGCCTCGACGGTGGGACCCCGTTGGCTGGCCTGACGCTCGCGATCCTGGCGGCGAGCGGAACAATAATGCCACGGCAGCGACCGCGTTCCGCGTGGGCCGAAATCGGCGTGGAGTGCGACGACGTAACGGGTGGTCTTGTCGCCGTTGGGATGATCCCGGAGGGCTGGAACGTACCCGCTGGTGCGGCGATCACACTCTCGCCGCGTGTTCTGAGTCGCTGCGAGTGGCCGCGAACGGGGGAGGGCGAGCGATGGGTCTTCGTTACCGAGAACCCGTCCGTCGCTGCGGCGGCTGCGGATTTGGCGGACGACTGTGACGTCCGGCTTCTCTGTACGGACGGTACTCCGTCGCGACGCGAGATCGACGCCATCGCTCGACTCGCGGCTGCCGGGTGGCGCGTCGCCGTGCGAGCGGACTTCGACGAGGCAGGCCTCGGACACGTCGCGGCGGTGCTCGCGGCGGTTCCCGCGGCGACGCCATGGAGGATGGCGGCCGGGGACTATCTCTCAAGCGTTCCGGCGGACGTCGCCGCTGGCACCAGGCTCGATGTTGATCGCTTGCCCGAGGCGCCGTGGGACGCACGCCTCACCGAGACGATGCGCGCGACAGGCGCGGCAGCGTACGAGGAGGCGCTCCTTCCTTTATTGATGCAAGACCTCCGCGTCGGAGCGCCACCGGCGATGGACGGCGCCGAAGCTCCGGCGATAACGGCGGCGCCGACTCCGTAGTCAGGGCGTCAGCTGTAGCCGCCTTCATTCCGCATGCGCGAGGCGCAGAAGGCTCTGGACAGTCTGTACAAGGCGTTCGAGAAGTTCGGGCGATAGTCGGCTTTCCGCAGGCTGGTGCAGGCCAGGCGGGCGCCCGGAATGCCGTCGCGTTCGTGTCCCTAAGATTGTGTGAAACGGAAAGTCGCGGAGGGTGAAGAGAGAAGGGAAGCTCCTCGAAACCAGTAGTGAACAGGGCCTCGCTTGGCGGCGAGGTCGAGGAGCCTTCCCATGAACGAGGTTGCCGAGCTTGAGCTGCCCACGCAAGAGAACGTCCAGGCCGATCTGCGAACCGTCTTCCAGGGGGCCGTCCGGCTCGCGCTGGAGACGGTGCTGGAAGAGGTCGTCCGGGACATGATCGGCGCCCGCCGCTGGCAGCGTCTCGGCTCGCGAAAGGACTTGCGGAACGGCACGTACCTGCGGCGCCTGCTCACGACCATGGGCGCGATCGACCTGGCGGTGCCGAGGACCCGCGAGAACGGCTCGCCGATCGACGTAGTCGGTCGCTACCGCCGGCGCGCCGCCGAGGTCGACGCCGGCATCGTGAGCGCCTACGTCTCCGGCGCGTCGACCCGCGACGTCGGCAGGATCACCGAGGCGCTGATGGGCGAGCAGGTGAGCCGCTCGACCGTGAGCCGGGTGACGAAGACGCTGGACGAGAAGGTGAACGAGCTCCGCAAGGCGCCGATCGCTGGCCCGATCCCGTACCTGTTCCTCGACGCCACCTTCCTCGACGCCCGCTGGGCGCGGACGGTCGAGAACGTCTCTGCGCTCGTCGCGTACGGCATCGGCCTGGACGGCAAGCGGCAGCTTCTCGCCGTGACCATCGGCGCGGAGGAGTCCGAGGACTCGTGGAGCGACCTCCTGGCGCAGCTCACCGAGCGGGGCCTCTCGGGCGTCCACCTCGTCGTCGCGGACGCCCACGCCGGCCTCGCGAAGGCGGTCCGCAAGCACATCCCCGAGGCGCCGCTCCAGCGGTGCACGGTCCACCTCCAGCGGAACGTGCTCGCGAAGGCGCCCCAGCGCCTCCGAGCGCGGCTGGCGAAGGCCGTCACGCACGTATTCGAGGCACCGAGCAAGGCGGAGGCGAAGAAGCGGGTCGAGGCGCTCGCCGCTGGCCTTGGCAGGCAGGTGCCGGAGGCGATCGCGTGCCTCGAGGCCGGCTTCGAGGCGGCGACTCACTTCTACGCCTTCCCCCGCGAGCACTGGCACCGCATACGCTCGACGAACGGGCTTGAGCGGCTCCACGGCGAGATCAAGCGCCGCACGCGGGCGGTGGGCGCCTTCCCGGACCGGGCCAGCGCCCTCCGGCTCGTCACCGCCGTCGCGCTCCAGGTCACCGCCATCTGGAGCGACCGCCGCTACCTCGACATGGACCTGCTCCCGGAATCGATGCAGTTTGCGGCGTGACCCAGTACGCGAGGCGCTACATGAGCATTGCCGAAACCGACTCCATCGACATCGTCGCCGCACGTCCAGACAGCGACGTCGTGCAGTTGGTGATCGCAGATCACCTCGCGTGGGACGACATCGACGCCCACACTCGCCAGCTCCAAGCAAAGATCAACACGTACATCGCCTTCGTCGAGTCGGGCCAGCTGTCCAGGCTGAAGGAGCCAGCCATCCCGCCGTCACCCATCATCCGCATCGTGATCGCGGCGCAGCACACGCCACCGACGGCCGCCTCAGACTTCCTGGACCGCGCACGCGCGTTCCTGGCCGGAATCAACATCGGGCTGGAGGTGAACGCGAAGTACAGCGGGGAGTAGGGCTGCACCGAAGCGAGCGAGGAGCTTCACCGCGCGTACGTCTTACACATCACTCGGGACTTGACCAGCGTCGCAGCGCAGCACGCCTTTTCAGTCAGGTCGTTCAGGTAGTCTGAGACCATGAACGCCACCGAACAGCTTCGCCGAGACATCCTCCGCGAGTACGCCGCCAGCGTCGGCCTGCCCGCAAACGCGAACTACATCAGCGGTGCGCCGCTCCGCCCGGTGGTGCCGCTCGACACCGGCAGCGAGGTCTTCATCATCGGCGCGTACCCTTCCGCGCGGTTCGGCGTGATGAACGGCGAGCGCGACGTCCCCATGGCCGACAATCTCGGGCCGTTCGAGCCGGAGCGGTACTACGACGGTGAGCGCGTGCGGGAGCAGAACTCGGCGGCAGAACTGGAGAAGGGCTACCTCGCGCCCCTCGGGATCGAGCGCGACAGGTGCTGGGTCACGGACCTGGTGAAGGTCTTCCTGTTCAAGGAGGGCCACCGCGACAAGTACGCCAGGCTCGGTGGCACGCCGCCCGCGGGCTACGAGCGCGAGAAGTTCGAGGAGCTCGGGGACAAGTCTCTCCGCTGGATCGAGGACGAACTGAAGCTGTCGAAGCCGAAGCTCGTCATCACGCTAGGCGCCGAGGTGGCGGGCATCGTCACGAGGACCAGCGGCGTCGCCGCACGGACTCGGCTCCTCGGTGGAGACGTTCGACGCCTGCGGATCGGCGACGTGGAGGTCGACGTCGCCCACCTCCCGCACCCCGGCATCGTCATGCGCGAGGCGAAGGACGCCGGCGCGGCGACGAACCCGTGGCCCGAGCGGAACAAGGGGTTCGTGGCCGTTCTTGGTACCTGGCTACGTGACCAAGGGTGCTGACGCCAGCGGAAGCGGGCAACTTGGAGCACCGCGTTCCGGGCTTCTAGTCTAAGTCGAGTCTCCGCCCTGGAGCCAGGTTGCGCCGCGTATCGACCGTAGGCGAGCGACGCGCTGGAGGCGCGCGGGCCGGGCGAGACTCAGGCGGAGGAACGGGCTCGATATCCGGAGGCGGGGCTCCCGTCGTGATCGTGCGTAGGAGCCACGTCCTCGGCTCCCACCGATGTTGGCACGAGGCGCACCGGAACCAGGGGCGCGTCGGAACCCCCTGACCATCGACTACCAACATCCCGCGGCGTCCATCGAATCCCTCGGCAAGGTTGTAGCTGTACGTGATGTTCACCTGGAGGGCTTCGTGGCGGCACTTCGGGCAGCGGGGCATCCCCACCGTCTACCAGACCACCGCCCAAGGCGCTCCATCTCGCACTGGGACTGCGGTTCGCGTCTACTCCTCGTCGCCGGCGTGGAACACGACGCGGATCCGGACGGTGCGTGTTTTGATCATCGGCGTGGAGGTCACGCGCGAACGCCGACATGGCGCCGCCGCGGGTAGGCGCGTGCTGTGTGAGAAGGCGAAGTTGGCACGGGGGAAATGGCAACCCCAGGGCAACTTTCGGCTCGCGGCGGCTCAAAGAAGAAGCCCCCGAAGCAGCCGCTTTCGCGAGCAACCTCGGGGGCTTCCGTTGTCGGGGCGACTGGATTTGAACCAGCGACCACTTGCACCCCAAGCCCGACGTCGCCCAACGAGCAAAGGCCGTCCCTGCTGAGGTCGGTGCGCTTTCGCTGAATCCACAGCGTTTCCACGCGTGTTCCACATTGCCTCACGATGTCTCGTCGTGCTAGCCGGGACGCACCACAAGCGCACCACGAGCGCACCACGCGACGAGGCGGGCATGAAGCACATCGAGCTGACGAGCGAATGGCTCGACAACTGGCGACCGGCGCGCATCCAGGAAGTCGCCGACCGGGGCACGAGGGGCCTCTCCGTGCGATGCGGCCCGACCGGGAAGAAGGTCTTCTACACCTGGGTGAACGAGCTCGCCGACCCCGCCGCCATCACGAGGAAGGACGGGGCGGCGCCGCGCCGGTACCGCCGCCGCCGCCTGCCGCTCGGAGAGTTCCCGATGCTCTCGCTCGCGGGCGCGCGCAAGATGCTCCACGACCGCCGGGAGACGCGCGCGCAGGCGACGTACAACGCGACGGTCGGAAGGCTGCTCGACCTCTTCATCGAGCGCGGGCAGGCGTCGGAGTACACGGCGGACCTCCTCAAGAAGCACGTCGCGCCGATCCGGTCCCTCGTCGCCGTCACCCTCCCGCCCCCGACGTTGCCCGACCTCGTCGCGAAGGTGCAGAAGGGCTACGTGGACGAGAAGGGACGCGCGGTGGGCGGCCCCGCTGTGGCGGACAAGGTCCGCGGCGGGCTGCGGAGCCTGTTCGGCTGGGCGCAGCGGCAGGGGCACTTCCCGGCCGATCGGCCCCTCCCGACCCTCGGCCTCGTCCGCGAGGACTTCAAGGGGATCGGCTGGCAGGCTCGCGAGCGCAGCCCGTCGGAGGGCGAGCTGCACCGGCTGTTCGCCGCGCTCGGCATCGGAGCCGCGGAGCACCTTGAGATCGACCTCGCGGTGAGCCCGCGTATCCCGCTCGCATCGCGGCTCGCGGTTCTCCTGCTCATGCACGTTCCCGTCCGCAGCGGGGTCGGCCTCCTCGCGCAGCCGGCGGACGCCGCGGACTTGGACCGCGGCGTCCTGCGCTGGGCCACGCACAAGGGCAAGCGCGACGACACGATCGAGACCCCTCTCAGCGCGACCGCAAAGGAGATCGTCCAGCGGCTGCGGAAGCTCCCCGGTGGCGCGACCTGGCTCATTCCGAGCCCGGAGGATCCGACGCAGCCGATCGATACGAAGGCCCTGGCCCGCCTCTTCGCTCGCCTCCAGGCGCCCGGACGCGACGGGAAGCCGCCCCGCGTCGCCCCGGACAAGGGGAAGGAGCCCTTCGTGCCGCACACGCTCCGGGCCCTGTGGTCGTCGCTCGCGGGCGATCTCGGGATCCACGACGGCGTCGCGGTGCGGGTCATCGGTCACAAGCCGGAGGGGGCGTCGGCGGCGCAGAGGTTCTACGACCACTCCCTCCGGCTCGACCTCCAGCGCGAGGCCGTCGAGCGCGTGAGCGCGGAGCTGGAGCGGATCCGCAGGCGCGAGGTCGCGAAGACGGCCGCCGCGCTTCCGCTCCGCCGTCACGCGGTCGGAGCCGGATAGCGCGTCGCAACGGCGACCCTGCGGTCGTTCACCATGCCCCGGCACGCAGTAATTGGGGTGGTGTCACACCATTGTTGTATCCATTGCAGAGCGGAGGCAGAGCAGGGCGCGGGCCCGATTCGTCCGGTCGGATTACTCGCGAGCACGCAGGTGGACGGGACATAGCAGGACGCGGGCCCAGCTCTCCGGCTGGACTACTCGCGGGCACGAGGATCCCACCGGGATCCTCCATCGCCCGCGGGTTGCGGGCGGAGAGGCAGAAATGGCTCGCAAGACCCAGCCGCAGGGTAAGCAGCAGCACGCGGCGACCATCCTCATCGACTCCGAGCTGAGGCGGCGTGCCCGCTACTTCCAGGCGGAGCGCGGCGTCTCGTTCGCGACGGTCGTCCGGCTCGCGCTGACCGAGTACCTCGGCCGCGCGGGCAACGAGGTGCGCTCGTGATGGCGAACCGCTCGGCTGCGGCGGCGCCCCGTCACTACCTGACGCGGGCCGACGTGTGCCGTCGCTGGAACATCTCCCGCGCGACGTCCTACCGGATGCAGGCGGACGGCTACCTCCGTCCGCCCGTGAAGCTCGGCCCCGGCATCGCGCGGTGGTCGCTCGCCGAGATCGAGGAGATCGAGGCGCGAGCCGCCGAGGACCGCTCGGCGGGCGTGGCGAACGCCGCGCCCGCCACGGAGCGCGAGTGATGGCGCTCGGTCACGCCGGCCGGAACCGCGCCGGCTTCCTCGCGATCCCCCGCGAGTGGTTCTCGGCCGTCGCGCGCGGCGACATCACGGTCGAGCAGCTCGGGATCCTCGTCCTGGTGGCGAGCGAAGGGAACTGGGCCGCCGCGACGACGGTGTTGGCGAAGGACGGCACCCGCTACGGCGTCGGCATCGGCGAGACGCTGCTCGGCCGCCGAAAGTTCGCCGCGCGCTACGGTCTCGGGAAGGGCGGCAGAGAGCGGGTGACGCGCGCGCTCCGCCGGGGCGAGGCGCTCGGGATCATGTCCATCACCGCGGCCGAGCCCGCGCCACCCGCAGCCCCTAGCTCCACGCCACCCGGTGCGCCACCCGCCGCACCACCCCCGACGCTCGTCAAGTTCAGGAACGACGCGGAGATCCTGTTCCCTGCCATCGAGCCGGCACCACTCTTCGCACCGCCGCCCGCGCCTCTCCCCGCACCTGCGTCCACCCCGATCCAAGAAGGGAACAACGGAACAACGAACATCCCGTCGCCGTCGCCTGCGGCTCGCGGCACCAGGAGCACCACTAAGGCGCGGAAGGAACCCGACCCGCGCCACCGCGCGCTCACCGACCGGCTCGTCGCCGTCTTCGCGGAGCTGCGCGGCGTCCCCTACGGCTTTCACGGGGGCAAGGACGGCAGGGCCGTCGCCGAGCTGCTCCGACTCTCGGGCGGCGACCCCGGCGCCGTCGAGGCCCGGTGGCGACGCGCCCTCGCGATGGGCGACCGCTTCCCTGGGTGCGGGTCGCTCTCGGCCCTCGCGAGCCGCTGGAACGACCTCGCGACGGCCGGCGCCGCTCGGCCGAGCGGAATCGCAAGCCGCAACGCCCCCCAGCCGCCCAGCACCCAGTTCACCACCACGTTCGCGGAGGTCAGCTAGATGGCCGAGCACACCTTCATGAACCCGGAGATCGGGGAGTGGGCCAAGCGCGTCATGGCGCGCGCCGAGGACCCGCAGTACCAAGAGAACGTCCGCCGTCTCGCCGCGGAAGACGCCGAGATCGCCGAGGCCCACGCCGACTTCGCGCGGCGGCGCAGGTTCGTCGAGGGCAGCGTCCCGCAGGCCTTCTGGGAGTCCGTGCAGAACCCCGACAACACGGAGGCGCTCGCGGCCGTGAGGCACCACCTCGCAGTCGCCCCGCCGGAGTGCGTCTTCCTCTCGCTGGCCGGCCCGCGCGGGCGCGGGAAGTCGACGGCGCTCGCATGGGCCGTGACCGAGCACGGCGGCCTGTTCGTCGAGGCCCACGCGCTCGTACGCCTCGGGATGTTCGATCGGATCTGGCGCGACGCCCCGGACGTTCCTGTTCTCGCCCTGGACGAGATCGGCGCCGAGTACCTGAACGACGGCTACCGGGCCTCGCTGTACGAGCTGCTCAACAGGCGGTTCTCGAACAACCGCAAGACGATCATCGCGACGAACCTGGACGCCGCCGCGTTCAAGGCGCGGTACTGCCCGGACGCGAACGATCGGCTCGCCGAGCGGATCGCCAAGGGCGGGCGCTGGGTCAACCTGCCCGGTGAGTCGATGCGCCGGAACTGGCGGGAGGTCTAGGTTCGCGGCGGTGACGCCAGCCAAGGGCGCCGCCCCACATTCGTTATAAGCTATTAGTGAAAATTCGGAGAATCGTAGCGAACGGCCGCGGTGCGAGCAGCTCAGCGCGGTCGGGGCGGCCGCCCAGTTTCCGGGGGGGGGGGGGACTGGGGGCCGACGGGGGGGGGGGCGTGTCGTCCCCGCTCACGCTGGCCGAGCCCGGTCCGGGCGGCGCCGGCTACGAACTGGGCCGGGAGGCTGCCCGGCGGGGTGGTGGAAGGGGAAGGTGTGGGAACGGAGGCCGCTGCTGCGCGCGAGGCCCAGCCCCGCCCGGCCGCCGCCGGCTACTCCTCGGAGAAGTAGTCGCTGTCGACGCGCTTCACCGCGTACGTCTCGACCGTGTTCACGCCGACGTCGTGGTCCACCATGAGGCCGGCCAGGGTCGCGCCGTCGATGAGGATGATCTTCGCCTCGATCTGCCCCACGTACTCCCGAGCCTCCTTCGAGAACGCCGATGTCGTGATGAAGACGCCCTTTCGCCCGCGCCGGCCGAGGAGGCTGCCCGCGAACCCCTGGATGTCGGGCCGGCCCACGGTGTTCTGCCACCGCTTCGCCTGGACGTAGATTGCGTCCAGGCCGAGCTTGTCCTCCTTGATGACGCCGTCGATCCCGCCGTCGCCCGTCCGCCCGAGCGCCTCTCCGGCATCCGCGATGGTGCCGCCGTAGCCCATCTTGACGAGCAGCTCGATCACGAGCTTCTCGAAGAACTGCGGCGAGGCGGTCTTCACGGCCGCGAGCACGTCGGCCTCGGTCTTCTGCCGGATGCGCCGGTAGGCGACTTCGAGTTGCTCCTCGGGCGTCTCGGTCGGGTCCGTCGAGGGCGAGAAGCTGCTCTCGTCGACGTCGCCGTTGTGGCGCAGGGTGAGGAACTCGCGGAACGGCTCGAACCGCTCCAAGTAGCTCTTCGTGATCTCCCTCGGGCGCTCCGTCAGGACGGAGCGGCCCTCCTTGGTGATCTGGTACACGCCGCGCCTCACGGAGGAGATGAGGCCGGCCTTGTCGAGGTACGTCTTCGCCCAGCCGACGCGATTGTCGAACACGCTCTGCTTGCCGCTCGGCAGCATCTCCGCGCGCTCCTGGGCGGTGAGGTTGAACTCCGCCGCGAGGCGATCTCGGACGTCGCGAACGTGGTGTTCGTCGCCGTCGCCGACGGCTCGCAGCAGGGGCAGCATGAACGACTCGTAGTCCGGTACCGGCATGGGACGACTCTAGCGCACGCCGGCGGAGGCACGCCTGTCGGGATACGAGCCATCCGCCCTGTGCGCACCGTTGCCGTCGCCCGGCACGGTGATGGCGATCGTGGTCGCGTTGCTGTGGCGGCGAGGTCTGCGCCGCGATGCACGGCAAGCGCATCGCGCGGTTCCGACCTGTTAACGTGTGGATCGACCACTTGCTCACCAGGCAGGTGACGCGGTAACTGGGCCGTGTTTTTGTGGGTTTAGCTGCTCGTGGTGCGCCGCGTGGTGCGTTCGCAGGTGAGGAAAGGTTAGCAGCCGGCGGGGGACCTTGGTGACGTGCCGCAGCAGCTCGTTCGCGGGCGCGCCGCTCGTGGACGGGTGCGGTCCCGGCGCCGACCGGAGGCCAGCACGGCCCGATCTAGAATCGCGCCGTGCTGATCCTCTACGCGCGGCCCGGCCTGGAAGGGATCGCAGAGCTACTTCCGGCTGGCGACGGTTCGGTTCGTCGGGATCACGTTCCGGCGAACGCTGTGCGCCTCCTGACCGCTCGCGGCGATCGCATGGCGGCCCAGGTTCTCACGAGTGTGCCGTTCGAGGTCAGGGACGCGATCGACGTGTTCGGCGAGACCGTCCCCTTGCTGTACGCGGTCGCGCCCGTGGCGGCATATGAACGGCTGCGCCGAGCTGCCGAGACGCCTTCGGGGGCTCTCGCTTTTCGGCTCATCGCCCAGGTGGCGTGCGAGCTGGGGGTAGACGTCCACTTCGTCGCCGCCGACGTCATGGCCCAGACCGCGGCCGACCTCGCGGAAGCGTCGCGCGCGCTGGCGCCGCTCGAGATCAAGCGGCTCGTGAACCAATGGATCGGCGTCGCCGGGGGCTACCTCGGGGACTTCTCATACAGCACGCACGAGGCGTTCTACGCCGACCTCGGGTTGCCGATCGAGCCGTCGGGCATGGAGGGGACGACGCGCTCGAGGTTCATGCAGATCCTCGCGGCGAACGACCCGCGGACGCAGGCGAAGATCCTCGAGGGGATCCTGGCGAAGTATCCGCCGGGCAGCCCCGTCCCGGACGGAAGCAGCGCGGCCCGCACCCCCGAGATGCACTCCGAGCTCCTCGGCTGGATCTCGCGCCTGCGCGGAACCGATCCGGTTCCGGCTCCTCGCTTGGCGACCACGAGCGCCGTGGTGGAGCGGGCGCTGCGCGACGCCGAGGAGCTGCTCAATCGCAACGGGCCGACGAGCTGCGTGGACCGCGTGCATACGGCCTTGCACGGCTACCTCCGGGAGGTCTGCGGCTCCGCGGGCCTGGACGCACCCGCAGACGCTTCCCTGCCGCTCCTCCTGAAAACTCTGCGGGAGCGACACCCGTCGTTCACGGCGCCTAGCCCGAGGTTCGACGACATCTCGGCGGTGCTCCGGTCGCTCGGGTCGATCGTGGACAAGCTCAACCCGATTCGGAACAACGCGACCGTCGCGCACCCGAACGCCGAGTTGCTGCCGCCGGCCGAGGCGATGCTCGTGGTCAACGCCGTGCGCACCATCCTCCACTACGTCGAGGCCAAGCTCGCGCCGATCGCGTAGTCGTTCGCGGGCGCATCCTGGTGAACGGGGGCGCCGGGTGCGCCGGCAAGCGCGCGCCGTCCCGAGCGCCAGCGATGGGGGGTGCGCTGGCCGGTTCTTTCTAGCAGGCGCGCGCGAAGAACACCGGCG includes:
- a CDS encoding uracil-DNA glycosylase family protein produces the protein MNATEQLRRDILREYAASVGLPANANYISGAPLRPVVPLDTGSEVFIIGAYPSARFGVMNGERDVPMADNLGPFEPERYYDGERVREQNSAAELEKGYLAPLGIERDRCWVTDLVKVFLFKEGHRDKYARLGGTPPAGYEREKFEELGDKSLRWIEDELKLSKPKLVITLGAEVAGIVTRTSGVAARTRLLGGDVRRLRIGDVEVDVAHLPHPGIVMREAKDAGAATNPWPERNKGFVAVLGTWLRDQGC
- a CDS encoding restriction endonuclease — translated: MPVPDYESFMLPLLRAVGDGDEHHVRDVRDRLAAEFNLTAQERAEMLPSGKQSVFDNRVGWAKTYLDKAGLISSVRRGVYQITKEGRSVLTERPREITKSYLERFEPFREFLTLRHNGDVDESSFSPSTDPTETPEEQLEVAYRRIRQKTEADVLAAVKTASPQFFEKLVIELLVKMGYGGTIADAGEALGRTGDGGIDGVIKEDKLGLDAIYVQAKRWQNTVGRPDIQGFAGSLLGRRGRKGVFITTSAFSKEAREYVGQIEAKIILIDGATLAGLMVDHDVGVNTVETYAVKRVDSDYFSEE
- a CDS encoding abortive infection family protein, with protein sequence MAAQVLTSVPFEVRDAIDVFGETVPLLYAVAPVAAYERLRRAAETPSGALAFRLIAQVACELGVDVHFVAADVMAQTAADLAEASRALAPLEIKRLVNQWIGVAGGYLGDFSYSTHEAFYADLGLPIEPSGMEGTTRSRFMQILAANDPRTQAKILEGILAKYPPGSPVPDGSSAARTPEMHSELLGWISRLRGTDPVPAPRLATTSAVVERALRDAEELLNRNGPTSCVDRVHTALHGYLREVCGSAGLDAPADASLPLLLKTLRERHPSFTAPSPRFDDISAVLRSLGSIVDKLNPIRNNATVAHPNAELLPPAEAMLVVNAVRTILHYVEAKLAPIA
- a CDS encoding DUF2399 domain-containing protein encodes the protein MNGCRLCGGACVGADLGPLLVPRLAWLWEQVAAAADRRGDPALASGILDIRAPTEPDPRAAAGGLLGGRGLRAGQSRRVDLSDLADRLRVRGPLLTPGAVAAHAMGRALATRARAEADRTDGERRLYEAFVETLSAKSPRVAGGLDREVVWAALRRNGWVARLLSAPDASSLLQRVNGVLAALPPDTACVDRRRLASDVTGDPHGLDGGTPLAGLTLAILAASGTIMPRQRPRSAWAEIGVECDDVTGGLVAVGMIPEGWNVPAGAAITLSPRVLSRCEWPRTGEGERWVFVTENPSVAAAAADLADDCDVRLLCTDGTPSRREIDAIARLAAAGWRVAVRADFDEAGLGHVAAVLAAVPAATPWRMAAGDYLSSVPADVAAGTRLDVDRLPEAPWDARLTETMRATGAAAYEEALLPLLMQDLRVGAPPAMDGAEAPAITAAPTP
- a CDS encoding AlpA family transcriptional regulator produces the protein MANRSAAAAPRHYLTRADVCRRWNISRATSYRMQADGYLRPPVKLGPGIARWSLAEIEEIEARAAEDRSAGVANAAPATERE
- a CDS encoding IS256-like element ISAnsp14 family transposase, giving the protein MNEVAELELPTQENVQADLRTVFQGAVRLALETVLEEVVRDMIGARRWQRLGSRKDLRNGTYLRRLLTTMGAIDLAVPRTRENGSPIDVVGRYRRRAAEVDAGIVSAYVSGASTRDVGRITEALMGEQVSRSTVSRVTKTLDEKVNELRKAPIAGPIPYLFLDATFLDARWARTVENVSALVAYGIGLDGKRQLLAVTIGAEESEDSWSDLLAQLTERGLSGVHLVVADAHAGLAKAVRKHIPEAPLQRCTVHLQRNVLAKAPQRLRARLAKAVTHVFEAPSKAEAKKRVEALAAGLGRQVPEAIACLEAGFEAATHFYAFPREHWHRIRSTNGLERLHGEIKRRTRAVGAFPDRASALRLVTAVALQVTAIWSDRRYLDMDLLPESMQFAA
- a CDS encoding ATP-binding protein is translated as MAEHTFMNPEIGEWAKRVMARAEDPQYQENVRRLAAEDAEIAEAHADFARRRRFVEGSVPQAFWESVQNPDNTEALAAVRHHLAVAPPECVFLSLAGPRGRGKSTALAWAVTEHGGLFVEAHALVRLGMFDRIWRDAPDVPVLALDEIGAEYLNDGYRASLYELLNRRFSNNRKTIIATNLDAAAFKARYCPDANDRLAERIAKGGRWVNLPGESMRRNWREV
- a CDS encoding DUF6572 domain-containing protein encodes the protein MTQYARRYMSIAETDSIDIVAARPDSDVVQLVIADHLAWDDIDAHTRQLQAKINTYIAFVESGQLSRLKEPAIPPSPIIRIVIAAQHTPPTAASDFLDRARAFLAGINIGLEVNAKYSGE